In Uranotaenia lowii strain MFRU-FL chromosome 2, ASM2978415v1, whole genome shotgun sequence, one genomic interval encodes:
- the LOC129743396 gene encoding uncharacterized protein LOC129743396: MSSCGKCDRPDTKDMVACDSCQAWYHFQCVGVSPGIANRTFKCDVCTGKKVKKTGTVKKVGITTNPSKPTKPVEAATEPTSSESQSVSSDAATQSVTSEAATVISRNLPEPSYEQQLQAMMDEMELQEKQLKEEKIIREKRMEMQRILEEKRILQDRELQEKQLEQEKKLLERRLQDDLDFSKQQRALRDKYDRARSDLLLKDQEEFAAGDCEDDSAGKVRGWLLDPLNRDPTKNVPFDDQLQQTPKCRPDSKRLSHNVLENNRLSVGNRLPVDENNFSSKFLPEASDSASVQQQVYHQPTKAQLLARSVLGRPLPIFSGRAEEWPLFISSFTNSTEACGFNEQENLVRLQECLKGAALETVRSRLMLPSGVSKVIETLRKFFGRPEQLIHNLLAKVRKCTPPRADRLESFIPFGLAVQELCDHLEAAQLQDHLVNPELLQELVDKLPAATKREWVQFKRAEQKVTLKTFAEFTSNIASEASEVILVVDQKPSDPKFIDRARIKEKGFIHAHNAHETSSLQSPPVPSTCRVCRKENHRVRNCEEFRKKTLTERLRLMEQLKLCDRCLNEHTGWCRFKITCNIGACRLHHHPLVHRRQEFSTPSPVPVFSTPALPAERLNVHVERKPSVILRIIPVTLFNGSQSVKTLAYLDEGASMTLIEESLVRELNARGVFHPMTLQWTSNIVRQEASSQCLSLAISGDSGKRFKLRDAHTVKKMHLPKQAVKFSEISNQHRHLQGISVPDRAADEPRILIGLNNIFLFAPLESRTGAPLDPIAVRSHLGWSIYGPLNRSGSDMFVGCHNEYSNQDLHDQMREYFFAEEPSLLVKHIPESKELERARAILDRTTVWVDGRYESGLLWRSDDIQLPDSYAMARKRCDALERRLKNNPQLDLAVRQKIDSYLVKQYAHKATPQELASATPGRIWFLPLNVVIHPKKPEKIRLVWDAAAKVQGVSLNSMLLPGPDLLTSLPAVLQRFRERTVAFGADIREMYHQIRVQAADRHAQRFLFRSDPIAEPEVYIMDVCTFGSACSPAVAQHVKRVNAHRYTQQFPEAVDSIDRRHYVDDYLDCANTEDEAIARAKQVQYIHHQGGFELHGWISNSSEVLRALGALPSEEVSLSEPSSNGTERVLGIIWKPREDTFTFSTTLRENLIPYFYDGKRPTKRIALSGVMSLFDPLGFLSPFTVHGKLLLQELWRTGCDWDECIDDDNFAKWQRFTSLLPEVEAARIQRCYLQGGPPSSYETLELHTFVDASEQAFGAASYFRIAVGEGYKCSLIMSKTKVCPLKQLSIPRCELSAAVLGSQMAHSIEAEHDLKVTRRVFWTDSRTVLSWIRSDQRRYKPFVGFRIGTILQNTRVDEWRWVPTKFNIADILTKWSNESFLAPDSSWFLGPKFLQRDESEWPEQPVLTPNTTQELRTFLLHHSFPTGELPIIDVRRISKWTILLRTLCCVFRFSSNCQRKKLGELIETIETPEHIKKLVIVEIESVKVPLKQEEFEKAENLLWKIAQRENYSTEIATLLNNQRLPKEQWSSIEKSSSLYRLAPFLDEYGVLRVDGRTSEASFVPYDTRFPIILPRDHVITNHLLNYYHQRFAHANKETVFNELRQRFHVSKLRPSIKAVQKQCQWCKVQRTRPGPARMAPLPIERLTPFIKPFSYVGIDYFGPIDVAVGRRSEKRWIVLFTCLSVRAIHLEVAYRLNVDSCIMAIRRFVLRRGPPISFFSDNGTNFQAASKELLQQIRRIDQSCANTFTNARTRWSFNPPSAPHMGGIWERMVRSTKAAMATLSSGNRMTDEILLTVIAEAEEIVNTRPLVYLPQDSQEAEALTPNSFIRGSSSGQLDLPMAPTDKADSLRSLYHRSQYIADELWKRWLKEYLPSLNIRTKWLEENKPLQKGDLVFITDDLHRNNWVRGVVDEVIQGKDGHVRQALVRTSSKLIRRPVTKLAVIEVGSSGKSDREASSGQVLRAGEVLGPLVRARI; this comes from the coding sequence ATGTCGAGTTGCGGGAAGTGCGACCGTCCGGACACCAAAGACATGGTTGCGTGCGACTCCTGCCAGGCATGGTATCATTTCCAGTGCGTTGGAGTTTCCCCCGGTATTGCAAACAGGACCTTCAAGTGTGACGTTTGCACgggaaaaaaggtgaaaaagaCTGGCACCGTGAAAAAGGTTGGAATAACCACCAATCCTTCAAAGCCAACGAAACCTGTCGAGGCAGCAACAGAACCAACTTCTTCCGAAAGCCAAAGTGTCTCTTCCGATGCTGCCACGCAATCCGTAACCAGTGAAGCCGCTACTGTCATTTCCCGGAATCTTCCGGAACCGAGCTACGAGCAACAACTCCAAGCGATGATGGATGAAATGGAGTTGCAAGAAAAGCAgctgaaggaagaaaaaattatcCGTGAGAAACGTATGGAGATGCAACGGATACTGGAAGAAAAAAGGATTTTGCAGGATCGAGAGCTGCAGGAGAAGCAACTGgaacaagaaaaaaagttgctcGAGCGAAGGTTGCAAGATGATTTGGACTTCAGCAAACAACAACGAGCCCTGCGGGATAAATATGATCGAGCCCGGAGTGATTTGTTGCTGAAAGACCAAGAAGAGTTTGCCGCTGGTGATTGTGAAGATGATAGTGCCGGAAAAGTGCGTGGTTGGCTGCTGGATCCACTTAATCGAGATCCAACGAAAAATGTTCCCTTCGATGACCAGCTACAACAAACGCCTAAATGTAGGCCAGACTCCAAGCGTTTGTCGCATAATGTGCTCGAAAATAATCGCCTGTCGGTAGGCAATCGTTTGCCTGtcgatgaaaacaatttttcgtcGAAATTTTTGCCAGAAGCAAGCGATTCCGCTTCTGTTCAACAACAAGTTTATCATCAACCTACCAAAGCACAATTGTTGGCCCGCTCAGTTCTTGGACGCCCTTTACCCATCTTTAGTGGCCGAGCAGAGGAGTGGCCGCTATTCATAAGCTCGTTCACCAACTCAACAGAAGCTTGTGGGTTCAACGAGCAGGAAAATTTGGTCAGGCTGCAAGAGTGCTTAAAGGGAGCTGCCCTGGAAACCGTTCGTAGCCGGTTGATGCTGCCTTCAGGAGTGAGTAAGGTAATTGAAACTCTTCGAAAGTTTTTCGGACGTCCGGAACAGCTGATCCATAATCTCCTTGCAAAGGTCCGAAAATGTACTCCTCCTCGAGCGGATCGCCTGGAATCATTCATTCCTTTCGGGCTGGCGGTGCAAGAGCTCTGCGATCATCTCGAGGCTGCCCAGCTCCAGGATCATCTAGTGAATCCGGAATTACTCCAGGAATTGGTCGACAAATTACCAGCCGCTACCAAACGTGAATGGGTGCAGTTCAAGCGAGCAGAACAGAAGGTGACACTGAAAACGTTTGCTGAGTTTACGTCGAACATAGCCAGTGAAGCTAGTGAAGTTATTTTAGTGGTCGATCAGAAACCGTCTGATCCCAAATTCATCGATCGAGCCCGTATCAAGGAAAAGGGATTCATACATGCGCACAATGCGCACGAAACATCGAGCCTACAATCGCCGCCGGTGCCGTCGACTTGCCGCGTATGTAGGAAGGAGAACCATCGAGTCCGGAACTGCGAGGAATTCCGGAAGAAAACTTTAACCGAGCGTCTGAGATTGATGGAGCAGCTGAAGCTCTGTGACCGCTGTCTCAACGAGCATACTGGGTGGTGTCGATTTAAGATTACATGCAACATCGGCGCATGTCGTTTGCATCATCACCCACTCGTCCACCGTAGGCAAGAATTTTCGACCCCATCGCCGGTTCCAGTTTTTTCTACACCTGCTCTCCCTGCGGAGCGATTGAATGTCCATGTGGAGCGTAAGCCGTCTGTTATTTTGCGCATTATTCCCGTCACGTTGTTTAATGGTTCGCAGTCGGTGAAAACGTTGGCCTACCTGGATGAAGGTGCTTCTATGACTCTGATAGAAGAGAGTTTGGTTCGAGAGTTGAATGCGCGAGGAGTTTTTCATCCAATGACACTGCAATGGACTTCCAACATCGTACGCCAGGAAGCTTCGTCACAATGTTTATCTTTGGCGATTTCGGGTGACAGTGGAAAGCGTTTCAAGCTACGTGACGCTCACACGGTGAAGAAAATGCATCTTCCGAAGCAAGCTGTAAAGTTTTCTGAAATCTCCAATCAACATCGACACCTGCAAGGAATATCTGTACCTGATCGAGCCGCCGACGAGCCAAGAATATTGATTGGGCTGAACAACATTTTCTTATTTGCGCCCTTGGAATCACGGACCGGAGCCCCACTGGATCCTATTGCAGTTCGATCACATCTGGGATGGTCGATCTATGGACCCCTAAATCGATCGGGATCTGACATGTTCGTGGGATGTCACAATGAATACTCGAACCAAGACTTACACGACCAGATGCGAGAATATTTTTTTGCCgaggaaccgagcctgcttgtGAAGCACATTCCGGAATCCAAAGAGTTGGAACGAGCACGAGCAATTTTAGACCGAACCACTGTCTGGGTTGACGGTCGTTATGAATCAGGTTTGCTGTGGAGATCGGACGACATTCAACTCCCGGATAGCTACGCAATGGCGCGCAAAAGGTGCGATGCTTTGGAACGACGTTTGAAGAACAACCCTCAACTAGATTTGGCAGTCCGCCAAAAAATCGATTCATATTTGGTGAAACAGTATGCGCACAAGGCAACTCCGCAAGAGTTGGCCTCAGCCACACCCGGGAGAATCTGGTTCCTTCCGTTAAACGTCGTCATTCATCCGAAAAAACCGGAGAAAATCAGATTAGTTTGGGACGCCGCTGCAAAGGTCCAAGGCGTGTCCCTGAATTCGATGCTACTTCCTGGCCCCGACCTTTTGACGTCTCTTCCGGCGGTGTTACAACGATTTCGCGAGCGTACGGTGGCATTTGGAGCCGACATACGCGAAATGTACCACCAAATTCGCGTGCAAGCTGCAGATCGACATGCGCAACGGTTTCTATTTCGTTCAGATCCGATCGCCGAGCCCGAGGTCTACATAATGGACGTTTGCACCTTCGGATCTGCCTGCTCTCCAGCCGTGGCGCAGCATGTGAAACGGGTGAACGCGCACAGGTATACGCAACAATTCCCGGAAGCAGTGGATTCTATCGACCGTCGACATTACGTCGATGACTATTTGGATTGTGCTAACACAGAAGACGAGGCGATTGCAAGAGCGAAGCAGGTGCAGTACATTCATCATCAAGGTGGTTTTGAGCTGCACGGTTGGATATCGAACTCCAGTGAAGTATTACGAGCTTTGGGGGCGTTGCCCTCTGAGGAAGTTTCGCTGAGTGAGCCAAGCTCCAACGGGACAGAACGCGTTCTTGGGATTATTTGGAAGCCGCGAGAAGATACATTTACATTTTCGACTACCTTGAGAGAAAACCTGATTCCCTACTTTTACGACGGCAAGCGTCCTACAAAGCGCATCGCTCTTAGCGGGGTCATGAGTCTGTTCGACCCGCTGGGCTTCCTGTCACCCTTTACGGTGCATGGGAAACTACTTCTGCAGGAGCTGTGGCGCACCGGCTGCGATTGGGACGAGTGTATCGACGACGACAACTTTGCTAAGTGGCAAAGATTTACATCTTTGTTACCGGAAGTAGAAGCTGCCCGTATCCAGCGCTGCTATCTCCAGGGTGGCCCACCATCTTCTTACGAAACCTTGGAGCTACATACATTTGTCGATGCGTCGGAACAAGCGTTTGGCGCCGCATCATACTTTCGCATCGCAGTAGGAGAAGGCTACAAATGTTCGCTAATCATGTCCAAAACGAAAGTGTGTCCGCTGAAACAACTATCGATTCCAAGATGCGAGTTGTCTGCTGCTGTACTGGGTTCGCAGATGGCCCACAGTATTGAAGCTGAACATGATTTGAAGGTGACTAGAAGGGTGTTCTGGACAGATTCCAGGACCGTTTTATCGTGGATCCGGTCTGATCAGCGCAGGTATAAGCCATTTGTGGGGTTTCGAATCGGAACTATTCTTCAGAATACGAGAGTCGACGAGTGGCGCTGGGTTCCCACCAAATTCAACATTGCGGATATCCTGACCAAGTGGAGCAACGAATCGTTTTTAGCACCCGATAGCTCTTGGTTCCTGGGGCCGAAGTTTTTGCAACGAGACGAAAGTGAATGGCCAGAACAGCCAGTTTTAACTCCGAACACGACGCAGGAATTACGTACGTTTCTTTTGCACCATAGCTTCCCAACTGGTGAGCTACCAATCATCGATGTGAGGCGAATATCCAAGTGGACGATTTTGCTGCGAACATTATGCTGCGTATTTCGATTCTCATCCAACTGTCAACGAAAGAAACTGGGCGAGCTTATCGAAACGATCGAAACACCTGAGCACATCAAGAAGTTAGTCATCGTTGAGATCGAAAGTGTGAAGGTCCCATTGAAGCAGGAGGAGTTTGAAAAAGCCGAGAATTTGCTGTGGAAGATAGCGCAACGAGAGAATTATTCTACCGAGATTGCAACGCTGTTGAATAATCAACGTCTACCGAAGGAGCAATGGTCTAGCATCGAAAAAAGCAGTTCTTTGTACCGCCTGGCACCCTTTCTCGACGAGTATGGGGTTCTCCGAGTCGACGGCAGAACCAGTGAAGCTTCGTTCGTTCCCTACGACACACGTTTTCCAATAATACTTCCCAGAGATCATGTTATTACGAATCATCTACTGAATTACTATCATCAACGGTTTGCTCATGCTAACAAAGAAACCGTTTTCAACGAATTACGTCAACGTTTCCACGTGTCGAAGCTACGACCCAGCATCAAAGCAGTACAAAAACAGTGCCAATGGTGCAAGGTCCAAAGAACGCGTCCAGGACCTGCAAGGATGGCACCGTTGCCAATCGAACGTCTCACACCATTCATCAAACCGTTCAGTTACGTGGGCATTGACTATTTCGGCCCCATTGATGTAGCAGTTGGGAGGAGATCAGAGAAGCGCTGGATCGTCCTTTTCACGTGCCTTTCCGTTCGAGCGATCCATTTGGAAGTAGCTTATCGCCTGAACGTCGACTCCTGTATCATGGCTATTCGAAGGTTCGTATTACGCCGAGGTCCTCCAATATCGTTTTTCTCCGACAACGGCACGAACTTCCAAGCTGCTAGTAAGGAACTTCTGCAACAAATTCGCCGCATCGATCAATCCTGTGCAAATACTTTTACGAATGCTCGCACCCGCTGGAGCTTTAATCCGCCGTCCGCCCCTCACATGGGGGGAATATGGGAGCGCATGGTGCGTTCTACGAAAGCGGCCATGGCTACCCTATCTTCTGGAAACCGTATGACGGATGAAATTCTTTTGACTGTAATCGCTGAAGCTGAGGAAATCGTGAACACTCGACCTCTTGTGTACTTGCCACAGGACTCTCAAGAGGCTGAAGCGCTGACTCCGAATAGTTTTATTCGGGGATCTTCATCTGGACAACTTGATCTCCCAATGGCACCTACGGATAAGGCCGATTCGCTGCGAAGTTTGTATCATCGTTCTCAATACATCGCCGACGAATTGTGGAAAAGATGGTTGAAGGAGTATCTGCCGTCGCTCAATATTCGAACCAAATGGCTGGAAGAGAACAAACCGCTGCAGAAAGGTGATCTGGTCTTCATAACGGATGATCTACACCGGAATAACTGGGTACGAGGAGTGGTAGACGAGGTAATCCAAGGCAAGGATGGTCACGTGCGCCAGGCGCTGGTGCGCACTTCTTCTAAACTGATTCGACGACCAGTAACCAAACTCGCGGTCATAGAGGTAGGATCATCAGGTAAATCTGACCGAGAAGCTAGTTCCGGACAAGTTTTACGGGCCGGGGAAGTGTTGGGACCCCTCGTTCGTGCTCGAATCTAG